Proteins from a single region of Bacteroidia bacterium:
- a CDS encoding NADP-dependent isocitrate dehydrogenase: protein MEEKSPVIIWTKIDEAPALASYSLLPIVNAFTKAAGVEVETRDISLAGRIIANFPDNLKEDQKIHDYLTELGNLTLTKEANIIKLPNISASVPQLIAAIQELNSKGYNIPNYPEEPKTEEEHKLVERFAKVLGSAVNPVLREGNSDRRSAASVKKFSQKNPHRMMKAWSADSKSHVSFMKANDFFGNEKSFVAQNNNSFKIEFANENGVTSVLKDGLKFTTNEVIDCTFMSAKALKEFYAQQIQDAKEKGILLSLHLKATMMKVSDPVMFGYAVEVFYKEVLDKHADALKEIGFNQNNGIADLYARLDKLPVEKQKEIEADIQALYTKQPALAMVDSDKGITNLHVPNNIIIDASMPVVIRDGGKMWNTANKLQDTKCVVPDRCYSTLYQVVIEDCIKNGQYNPATMGSVSNVGLMAQKAEEYGSHPTTFIIKENGTVKVIAEDGVVLMEQKVEKGDIWRMSRVKDIPINDWVKLAVTRARQSNTPAIFWLDKNRAHDAQIIKKVELYLKDHDLTNLEIKIMCPDDAIRYTLERTRAGKDTISVTGNVLRDYLTDLFPILELGTSARMLSIVPLLGGGGLFETGAGGSAPKHVQQFLEESHLRWDSLGEFLALTVSLEHLGYNFNNKVALDLAKALDNAVGKYLENQKEPSKKAGELDNRGSHFYLAMYWAQALAEQNENADLKAKFTVAAKQLAENETIILKEIAETVGKPADIGGYYLPDDKKANNALRPSKTLNKIIDSI, encoded by the coding sequence ATGGAAGAAAAATCACCTGTAATTATCTGGACTAAAATTGATGAAGCACCTGCGTTAGCTTCGTATTCTTTGTTACCAATTGTTAATGCATTTACCAAAGCAGCCGGTGTTGAAGTTGAAACACGCGACATTTCATTAGCTGGAAGAATTATTGCTAATTTTCCTGATAATTTAAAGGAAGATCAGAAGATTCACGATTACCTTACCGAATTAGGAAATCTTACCTTAACAAAAGAAGCAAATATTATAAAATTGCCAAATATTAGCGCTTCAGTTCCTCAATTAATAGCAGCTATTCAGGAATTAAATTCAAAAGGTTATAATATTCCTAATTATCCCGAAGAACCAAAAACAGAAGAAGAACATAAACTTGTAGAAAGATTTGCTAAAGTTTTAGGCTCTGCTGTAAATCCAGTTTTACGTGAAGGAAATTCTGACAGACGTTCTGCTGCTTCCGTAAAAAAGTTTTCTCAGAAAAACCCTCATCGAATGATGAAAGCATGGAGTGCTGATTCAAAATCACATGTGTCTTTCATGAAAGCAAATGATTTTTTTGGCAACGAAAAATCTTTTGTAGCTCAAAATAACAATAGTTTTAAGATTGAATTTGCTAATGAAAACGGAGTAACCTCTGTTTTGAAAGATGGTTTAAAATTTACTACAAACGAAGTAATTGATTGTACTTTCATGTCGGCAAAAGCATTAAAAGAATTTTATGCTCAGCAAATACAGGATGCAAAAGAAAAAGGAATTCTTCTTTCTTTACATTTGAAAGCTACCATGATGAAGGTTTCCGATCCAGTAATGTTTGGATATGCAGTTGAAGTATTTTACAAAGAAGTTCTTGATAAACATGCTGATGCATTAAAAGAAATTGGTTTTAACCAGAATAATGGTATTGCTGATTTATATGCTAGATTAGACAAACTTCCTGTAGAAAAACAAAAAGAAATTGAAGCTGATATTCAGGCTTTATATACCAAACAACCTGCATTAGCAATGGTTGATTCTGATAAAGGAATTACAAATTTACATGTGCCAAACAACATCATTATTGATGCTTCAATGCCTGTTGTTATCCGCGATGGTGGCAAAATGTGGAATACAGCTAATAAACTTCAGGACACAAAATGTGTAGTTCCTGATCGTTGTTATTCTACCTTATATCAGGTTGTAATTGAAGATTGTATTAAAAACGGACAATATAACCCGGCTACTATGGGTAGCGTTTCTAATGTTGGTTTAATGGCTCAAAAAGCTGAGGAATATGGTTCTCATCCAACAACTTTCATTATAAAAGAAAACGGTACTGTTAAAGTAATTGCTGAAGATGGTGTAGTTTTAATGGAACAAAAAGTTGAGAAAGGCGATATCTGGAGAATGTCGAGAGTAAAAGATATTCCAATTAATGACTGGGTAAAATTGGCTGTAACAAGAGCTAGGCAATCAAATACTCCGGCTATTTTCTGGTTAGATAAAAACCGTGCTCACGATGCACAGATTATTAAAAAAGTTGAACTTTATTTAAAAGACCATGATTTAACAAATCTCGAAATAAAAATCATGTGTCCCGATGATGCAATAAGATACACACTTGAAAGAACAAGAGCAGGAAAAGACACAATATCAGTTACCGGAAATGTATTGAGAGATTATTTAACCGATTTATTTCCAATTTTAGAACTTGGCACTAGCGCAAGAATGTTATCTATTGTTCCTTTATTAGGCGGTGGTGGATTATTCGAAACCGGTGCAGGTGGTTCGGCTCCAAAACACGTTCAACAATTTTTGGAAGAAAGCCATTTAAGATGGGATTCTTTGGGAGAATTTTTAGCATTAACTGTTTCATTAGAACATTTAGGATATAACTTCAACAATAAAGTTGCTTTAGATTTAGCAAAAGCACTTGATAACGCAGTTGGAAAATACCTAGAAAATCAAAAAGAACCTTCTAAAAAAGCAGGTGAGCTTGATAACAGAGGCAGTCATTTTTATTTAGCAATGTATTGGGCACAGGCTCTTGCAGAGCAAAATGAAAATGCAGATTTGAAAGCAAAATTCACAGTTGCAGCAAAACAATTAGCAGAAAATGAAACTATAATTTTAAAAGAAATTGCAGAAACAGTTGGAAAACCTGCTGACATTGGTGGATACTATTTACCTGATGATAAAAAAGCAAATAATGCTTTAAGACCTAGCAAGACTTTAAATAAGATTATTGATTCGATTTAA
- a CDS encoding SIS domain-containing protein produces MINYSEQIAKIINNNISVKQALLNDNNLLSAIETATNKIISCYKAGGKLLLCGNGGSAADAQHIAAEFSGRFYVDRPSLAAEAIHVNTSYLTSVANDYSFDEIYARYISGAGKSGDVLIAISTSGNSENIIRAITTAKISGMYTIALTGATGGKIKDFSDLLINVPSTDTPRIQETHILIGHIICEIVEREMFPR; encoded by the coding sequence ATGATTAATTATTCAGAACAAATAGCAAAAATTATTAATAATAATATTTCTGTAAAGCAAGCTTTGCTTAATGATAATAATCTATTATCTGCAATAGAGACTGCTACAAATAAAATAATTAGTTGTTATAAAGCTGGCGGAAAACTTTTACTTTGCGGAAATGGCGGTAGCGCTGCCGATGCACAACATATTGCAGCTGAATTTTCGGGCAGGTTTTATGTTGATCGCCCTTCTCTTGCTGCTGAAGCAATTCATGTAAACACATCGTATTTAACATCAGTCGCAAATGATTATTCTTTTGACGAAATTTATGCCCGATATATTTCTGGTGCAGGGAAATCGGGTGATGTTTTAATTGCAATTTCAACTTCTGGTAATTCCGAAAATATTATTAGAGCTATAACAACAGCCAAAATATCGGGAATGTATACTATTGCTTTAACCGGTGCTACTGGTGGTAAAATAAAAGATTTTTCTGACTTACTAATTAATGTTCCTTCAACTGATACTCCACGTATTCAGGAAACTCATATTCTTATTGGTCACATTATTTGTGAGATAGTTGAGAGGGAAATGTTTCCAAGATAA
- a CDS encoding glycosyltransferase, producing MDSGNEVVIFTFSLQYPSFLFPGKTQYSNEPKPEGLDIRIEVNSINPFSWIKVGRKIKKMRPDILLIRFWLPFMGPCFGSIARIAKKNKFTKVISVLDNYLPHEKRFGDKWLAKYFIKPVDGCVVMSHAVEGELRTASKNILVDYCPHPLFDHFGAIIPKNEARKTLGIDENSRWMLFFGLIRDYKGLDLLLYSMKENGANANDLKLLVAGEFYSNSEFYYNLVKELGLEERVKFFPEFIPDNQVATFFSAADIVVQPYKHATQSGVTQIAYHFNKPMIVTNVGGLAEMVPHEKVGYVIDPNPAIIANAIGKFYSDNKEQYFSDGAAKEKTKYSWKRMAETIFLVNSKITGKSEEQYN from the coding sequence ATGGATTCGGGCAATGAAGTTGTTATTTTCACTTTTAGTTTACAATATCCGTCATTTCTTTTTCCCGGAAAAACTCAGTATTCTAATGAACCAAAGCCAGAAGGACTAGATATTCGCATTGAAGTAAATTCTATAAATCCTTTCTCGTGGATTAAAGTTGGGCGAAAAATTAAAAAAATGCGTCCCGATATTTTACTTATTCGTTTTTGGTTACCATTTATGGGACCGTGTTTTGGAAGCATAGCAAGAATAGCAAAGAAAAATAAATTCACAAAAGTTATTTCTGTCCTAGATAATTATTTACCTCACGAAAAACGGTTTGGCGATAAGTGGCTGGCAAAATATTTTATTAAACCCGTTGATGGTTGTGTGGTAATGTCACATGCAGTTGAAGGAGAACTTAGAACAGCAAGTAAAAATATTTTAGTTGATTATTGTCCGCATCCGCTTTTTGATCATTTTGGAGCAATAATTCCGAAAAATGAAGCACGTAAAACTTTAGGAATTGATGAAAATTCAAGGTGGATGTTGTTTTTTGGGTTGATACGCGATTATAAAGGTCTTGATCTTTTACTTTATTCAATGAAAGAAAATGGAGCAAATGCTAATGATTTAAAGCTTTTAGTTGCAGGCGAATTTTATTCAAATTCTGAATTTTACTACAATCTGGTTAAAGAACTCGGGTTGGAAGAAAGAGTAAAATTTTTCCCTGAATTTATTCCTGATAATCAGGTTGCAACATTTTTCTCTGCTGCCGATATTGTTGTTCAGCCTTATAAACATGCAACTCAAAGCGGTGTTACGCAAATTGCATATCATTTTAATAAACCAATGATAGTAACTAATGTGGGTGGATTAGCCGAGATGGTTCCTCACGAAAAAGTAGGATATGTTATTGATCCAAATCCTGCTATTATTGCAAATGCTATCGGTAAATTTTATTCTGATAACAAAGAACAATATTTTTCTGATGGTGCAGCAAAAGAAAAAACAAAATATTCCTGGAAACGTATGGCTGAAACTATATTTTTGGTCAATAGTAAAATAACAGGTAAGTCGGAAGAACAGTATAACTAA
- a CDS encoding glycosyltransferase family 2 protein: protein MVKLSAIICTYNREKYLPLALDALINQKGTEKGDFEIVIINNNSTDKTEEISLSYQKKYTDIPFVYATESKQGLSHARNKGIEVSNGELLAFLDDDAFADENYIKDVLNYFELNQHIKAVGGRILLHFETQKPAWYTNYLGSLLGYFNPWDEPRLFNKKQYPRGSNMVYKSELFKKYGVFNPELGRIGAGMLGSEEKEMFQRIYSGNEAIYYLPKAVIYHMVPIERTLTPFLRKQSVGVGKSERIRILTTNLGFTKKIIEEIIKWKVSFILFLFYLFTFRPAKGNMLIRFRYWVFLGLRGKE, encoded by the coding sequence ATGGTTAAATTATCTGCAATAATCTGTACTTACAACAGAGAAAAGTATTTACCACTTGCTCTTGATGCATTAATTAATCAAAAAGGAACGGAAAAAGGTGACTTCGAAATTGTAATTATAAACAATAATTCTACAGATAAAACTGAAGAAATTTCTCTCTCGTATCAAAAAAAATATACAGATATCCCTTTTGTTTATGCTACTGAAAGTAAACAAGGTTTATCGCATGCAAGAAATAAAGGGATAGAAGTTTCTAATGGAGAATTACTTGCATTTTTAGATGATGATGCTTTTGCAGATGAAAATTATATTAAAGATGTACTGAATTATTTTGAATTAAATCAACACATTAAAGCTGTTGGTGGAAGAATTTTACTTCACTTCGAAACACAAAAACCTGCCTGGTATACAAATTATTTAGGTTCGCTTTTAGGGTATTTTAATCCTTGGGATGAACCAAGATTATTTAATAAAAAACAATATCCGCGTGGTTCAAATATGGTTTACAAAAGCGAACTATTTAAAAAATATGGTGTTTTTAATCCCGAACTCGGTAGAATTGGTGCAGGAATGTTAGGTAGCGAAGAAAAAGAAATGTTTCAACGTATTTATTCGGGTAACGAAGCAATTTACTATTTACCCAAAGCTGTTATTTACCACATGGTTCCAATCGAAAGAACCTTAACTCCTTTTCTTAGAAAGCAGTCTGTTGGTGTTGGAAAAAGTGAAAGAATAAGAATTTTAACCACCAATCTAGGTTTTACAAAAAAGATTATTGAAGAAATTATAAAATGGAAAGTCTCATTTATTCTTTTCTTGTTTTACTTATTTACTTTCCGTCCGGCAAAGGGGAATATGCTTATTAGATTTAGGTATTGGGTATTTCTTGGATTAAGAGGAAAAGAATAA
- a CDS encoding RNA-binding S4 domain-containing protein, protein MTQKTFAITGDYIELIKLLKAARICFSGGEAKQMVEEEMVQLNGNIELRKRAKIRVGDVVTVNEKNVTITVEAAE, encoded by the coding sequence ATGACACAAAAAACATTTGCAATAACCGGCGACTATATTGAACTTATAAAGCTGTTAAAAGCTGCAAGAATCTGCTTTAGTGGTGGTGAGGCAAAGCAAATGGTAGAGGAAGAAATGGTTCAATTAAATGGAAACATTGAATTAAGAAAACGCGCAAAAATAAGAGTTGGAGATGTTGTTACAGTTAATGAAAAAAATGTGACAATTACTGTTGAAGCTGCAGAATAA
- a CDS encoding ferritin: MISKKVEKEINKQINAEFYSAYLYLSMAAWCQTKNLKGFANWMHVQYQEETAHALKFHDYVIERGGTVTFDAIAAPKESWKNIIDIFAETLKHENHVTALINNLMNVALSEKDHAASNFLQWFVNEQVEEEANVTGVLEQLKMIEGKGSALLMLDREMQQRVFVPLTATN; this comes from the coding sequence ATGATATCTAAAAAAGTTGAAAAAGAAATAAATAAACAAATAAATGCAGAATTTTATTCAGCATATTTATATTTATCAATGGCTGCTTGGTGCCAGACAAAAAACCTTAAAGGTTTTGCAAACTGGATGCATGTACAATATCAGGAAGAAACAGCTCATGCATTAAAGTTTCATGATTATGTAATCGAGCGCGGTGGAACTGTAACATTTGATGCAATTGCAGCACCTAAGGAAAGCTGGAAAAACATTATTGATATTTTTGCAGAAACCTTAAAACATGAAAATCATGTTACTGCATTAATTAATAATTTAATGAATGTTGCTTTATCTGAAAAAGATCATGCTGCTTCAAATTTCTTACAGTGGTTTGTTAACGAACAGGTAGAAGAAGAAGCTAATGTTACCGGTGTTTTGGAACAATTAAAAATGATTGAGGGAAAAGGCTCTGCATTGTTAATGCTTGATCGTGAGATGCAACAAAGAGTATTTGTTCCGTTAACTGCAACAAATTAA